aggcaGGCAAAAACCGCCGAATTTAAATAGCTAGGATAGGATCTCATGTCGTTAGAATCCAGTTGAAGAAAATGTAATAATGAGAAAATTAAAGACCTAACCATCAATAATGCGTTTGTATTAATTTGGTATATAACATAAAATGGCAAGTAAGAGTAAGGGATAACGGTCACTTTCCGGTGGTTCATCAATCATGATAGATAAGGAGGCAACACCACGGAACAAGAGAACAAAGAATAATGAAGAAAATAAATGCGCAGGAGTTATAAAGTGACAGAATCAGGTTTGGATTTTTCTCCAACACTATCTGTCCCTTCCTGCCCTACTTCTCTTGCACTGCTTTAAACGAacaataatatttcttttacaAAAAAGGTTTAAAAAAAAGTGAACCTCTCTTGGTGTGCCACTTAGAAATTAGATGACACATAACATTTAACTTTGAAGCATAATCTTAGATGACACATAACATTTCTCAATTGGGAATTCCACTTATCTATGATATTTACTTTCCTAAATGTTCATAACAATGATACAATTAGATCTTGATTGAAAACCTACTCTTTTTAATAATCAATTTATTACCACACAATTACAggcaatatatattaattaaaagagaaatagagataactatcagaatttattatttttttctatagtTATCCATCAACtatgtttaaaaatatagtcgcaGAATATTATTAGATTActaaatttaagaaattaaactaaaagaaTTGAATTGATGACTAAGTGAtagctaaaaaaataaattctgatgAGCCTCAGCattattctaataaaattattgcatTCATTCCTATTTGTGAAAACATTAttatttctgcatcaattatgGAAAACTACACTAGGTTTCATAAAGTTGCAGGAATAATTGTCCGGAGTAGAAGATTCTCCCAGGAGAATTTGCTTTCTACATTATGCAAAACATTGCTCTTAGCTATTTTATTCACATCTGCGAGAATAACGTATCCTTTTTAAATTGACAAGCTAACCTTGTGGAGGTTGTTGGTTGCACTTGTAAGGTTGTGGAAAAGAAAGAGATACTTTTTTGGTGTACCACATAGATAACTACTACAACCAACAATAGcgaataacttttaaaattaaattaaatatatattgtacaactaaattaaaaaaaagtactttaaataatttttttacatacattaatttatttttaaataaataaaatatcaaacaaactcaaagtatgtatatatatatatatatataaaatacgtACTTCACACAAAGGTAAAAATATGACACGCACCCTAGTGTTTAATTTAGCAACTATTTGTCTAATGATATACTTTATTTTTGATACCTTGAAAAATTAACTAATCAAGTCATAAAAATGtgtatattttctttcttgctttttcaTAACtagatattttcgaaattattgACGGATTTTTTCCAAGAGAATTGGAATAATAAGAATGTGATAGAGTGAAGAACACAAACATAAGTTGAAGACAATTGATTAGGGATTTCAACCAAATCGATTAAAGATATCTCGAGGTATTCACTCTACTATAATGAAACACTACTTTGCTATGAAAGCAAGAATTTCATTGACATGTAGAGTGATTAATAATATAAAGaggaattttaaaataaagaacatatatatattaaaatgaattattacatatattaACATCAGGAACATAGGATCCACTAATATATTCCAACATTCCCTTAACTTAATATATCATGTATAAATCCCTCAGCTTGGCATGTCTCTAGCAAATTAAAGCCTGTccaatttttcttctcttcaattttctgaaatatgaaaaagaagattaACAAGGAAGTAATAATATGCCTTATGGATAGCGTTTTAaggtttttttatctattttttatattaatttttttttttacaattttacctgttcgtaaatatttaaatttttttttattttttgtcctaATTTTTAgacattgtatttatttttctattaaataaaatactactattatctttagaaaaaaataatttgcatatatatatatataaaagatgattaacaaattttagaaaagCATGAATAAAAATGTACCTACTGATCTTTTGCAATGAAGAACAGCTTCATGAATTGAATTCTCAAGATGAGAATCATGGAAAGCACCAATAACAGGATGAACTGTAATTGATGATCTTTTAACTTGCCTTtctttgttcttgttattgtgattatcaatatcaatatcatcatcaataaCACTAACAATCTTCCCTGAACACACAACTTTCCGGCTTAACCGGCCGATACGCCTCGATATGTTCTTGAATGTTCTCCTTGTTGATGCCTTCCACCTTGTGAACAATTCatcatgattatgatgatgaatTGGAGACCTAAGATCTCTTGAATTGGAAGATGAAGAAGTAGTAGGCTTATTAATGGTTTTGTCCAAGGAATCTACTAGTTTGGTGTTATTAGGGTGAAGAACAAACAGAGGTTTGATGGTACCAGCAGAGAAGAGTTCATCAGCATAAGCAACAacacaagaagaagaattaggTGATGGATTAGTTAAAAAAGAGATATCAAAGTTGAAGTTGTGGCAATTTGGGTCTAATGGTGTTGTAGTAGTAGATTTGCAGGCTGATGATGATAACCAACTATATGAGAAGCTCTCAGTGGCTAGAGTCAATGAAGATTCCATGATATTGCAATGATTTGGCAATAATGATGAATAAAGAAAACTTATATGCTGCAAAAGTTGATATTAATATATGGTGTTGGTTGGTTATAATGACAAAACAATGATAACCACAAAAGGATAAAGGGACAAATGGAACAATATGAATGAGAAACTTTGTATTGACTTTATGTGCTTGCCCAGAAAATAggtatataaagaaaaatataatcatttttttCAACTTAATTGATTCATTCATTTGcttctttcttttataaaaataaaagtaataatagaaaggaagaacatgatgaatgccaTGATTTATGTGTTAGATTGGCTCTTCAAGAAAGGAATGTTTTTTAGTAGTAAATTTCTGACAGTGATGATGAGGATTTCATGATGatgtaattaaattattagaagGAAGGTTTTATTACGGGGATCGGATATCTTAATTCTCGGATTTTGTTCAGGAAACGGTAACAGTGACACTGGTAAGGTGGTAAGAGAAATTACTCTGAGTATGTTGGGAATGCACAATTATTGGAATTGAATCAATTTGTGAATAAAATGTTATGTTTGGAATTAAGAAGACTTCCACTATTGTTTGTTTGTATTTTGAAATCCTACCATTGTAGATAAGTTTTGCTTGGAAATGCTTGGATTTGATATCTAAAAATATCACAGTATTTTGCCTTTACTAATTACTAAATAcacgtttttttttaaatgtaaaatgataaaatcaaattaattttattataattttaatgaaatcatttgattcataaatcaattcaattgaaatgaaataatttcttaacttttttttttccattgtcATTGGTACTCGAGAGAAAATGATTTGATTGTGATTCAACTAGGAAATGCTTACATCTTAATTAATTTAGgcttaagtattttttttcatcTCTAAAATTTGaggtcaaaataaaattattttttactttttttttcgtattaaaatcatcatcaacgttacaaaatgttataaaatcatttttttattcataaacgATATTTTTCAGACAATTTTAcccttaaaacaaaaataaaaaaatcctccTCGCCCTCGCTATTAACTTCTGCATCATCATCATTGCCGTTACACGtctctctccttctcctttttcttatCGCCATCACCATTGCCACTATAACCATTACCACTGTCATTATAACTATcacatcttttttctttctattactCGTCCATCATCCTAAATTACTATCACCCACCCACAAATTATCCCCAACCTTTTTCTTTCAGCAATAGAAACaaccacaaaataaattaatagcaACATCCACAAAATAAATTGACAGAAATTTTAGATTAAGCAACAATTCAGCAATCATCAACTGTAACTTTAGATCTAAAATCAAcaacagaaatttaaaaaaatgatatttatatccttcaaaaattaaaaaaataaaaaaagaagaacgaaaatagaaacaaaaaactcaaaaaagggGTGGTGTCACTGTCGTCAGTTGCCATTACAGTTAAAGAAAAGAGGAGGAAAAGATGAAAAGACAAATTTAGAGACGTAAAAGAAACTGCggctaaaatattattttggtttATAAATCTTAGGcttgaattttaatttggttctaatgttttaaacattttattttagtttaaaaatttttaaatattctattttaattctaaattttttttaaataggttTGATATTGTGTTacaattaaatttgatacaaataatttgtatattaaagaaccaataatatttaattttgagtagaagtgttacaaaaaaattttagttatattattatgacatataaaaaaaagatatgacttAACTACtaactaataatattattaaacgtcacatttaaaatattaaaaataaaattagaatttcatCTAAACGTTAGGATGAGAATAatgagttaatactcaaaatcGTCCTTGAAAGATATTCCGATCTCAATTTTAGTCtccaaaagataaaattaatcaaaatcgtccccgaAAGTTATTCACGTTGATCGAGTTTGTCCTTCCGTGGTGATGTGGCTAACGTTTGTTGAGCTGGAACGTTAAGTGCCAGCGTGGTAGACTCCAAAACGACGTAGTTTCTTCCCTCCACCCCCAAATCAATTGAACGACGTCGTTTATGGTCCAGAGTGGGATATTCAAACATTCTTCCATCTCTCCTCTCATAACAACCATCTTCAACTTTCGCTCCAAAACCCCTCGTCTTCTCTCTACTCTGGTACTCTGCCCAAGGATCCTTTGATCAGAATCTCGTTGCGTTATTGACGATTCCTGTGCGTGTCGAGGTTTGTAGAGGACTTGGCTCTACTATGGTGGATAGTTGGAGGAGCTCGCGGAGGAGTTTCGCTATTGGAGGAAGGAACAGTAACTGTCATAGggtaagatttaattttttttatagtttctGTTTATTTTGCAATGTTGGTGTGCATTGGTTTAGGTTGAGTTAGTTGTAAGAACCATCTAGTGAGACTAGGGTTCGGATTAGGAAGAACATGTTCTGTATGCATTTGCCGTTAGGGCTTTCCTAGGCGTTATACGATGGATTTTTCTGGAGAATGGAGGGTTTGCGATGGTTATGATTATGTTGTTTGCTGTGTGTTTATATGCAGTTGTAAGGCTGTAGTTGTTTCAGATTTTGTTGTTGactacatttatttatttttgcacttGTAGATGGAGGGTCCTCTTATGACGTTTgtattttaccatggtgggaaGTTTAAAAAGGATGAGGGTGAAAATCTGTACTATGAGCCGGATCACACAGAGGTGTTAATGGGAGTTGAAGGTGACACACTCGACGTGTTCTTTGTGAAGGGATACTATGTAGAACTGGAATATGCTGAGGCTAGGGAGTGTTGGTGAAAATCTCCAGGAGTtccccttgaatatgggctGAGGAGGCTAGCCACAGATCATGATTTAATTGCAATGATGAAGGATTGCAGGAGGAACTTCAACTTGATCAACCTGTATTTCGCGCATGGTGTTTCAGAGCCATGTGTGGTTGATGAGCAGGAAGAAGATGTGCCAAAAATTAAGCCAACCCAAACCAAGAGACATCACTCTCAACCCACCAAGTTACCATCCTACCAAAAAGCATGCTCTGAATCCATGAAGGCATCAGTTGATGGTAGCAGATTATCTTCTCAGCCTTTAAAATTGTCTTTTCAGTCCACGAAATTTTCTACCCAACCCACAAAGAAACCAAGTCTACCATACTGGCACTTAACGTTTTAGCTCAGCAAACGTTAGCCACATCACCAACTGATATGAGGGAAGGACAAACTCGATCAATGTGAATAACTTtcggggacgattttgattaatttttatctttcgaGAACTAAAATGGAGATCATAATATCTTTCAAGAACgattttgagtattaactctGAGAATAATACTTTATCCAAAAACTATTTTATCCCTATCTATTCCTTGCGATGTAGACCAAATCCCCAAACCTTCTTCCATCACCATCCTCTCTGCTATTTTAATTGCACCATTCTTACAATAAGTGGAGCATTATAGTTATAGTGGAAGAAATTTTAACACACCGAAGAAAGAACAAATAACTTCCATGAATGAAATCAACATCCATGATCATCATTGTACTATAAATATACATATTCATCCACTCATCACTTGATGAGTAAAACCGGTTTGAGACATATGAAGCCTATAAAAA
The genomic region above belongs to Arachis duranensis cultivar V14167 chromosome 3, aradu.V14167.gnm2.J7QH, whole genome shotgun sequence and contains:
- the LOC107481160 gene encoding uncharacterized protein LOC107481160 isoform X1 yields the protein MESSLTLATESFSYSWLSSSACKSTTTTPLDPNCHNFNFDISFLTNPSPNSSSCVVAYADELFSAGTIKPLFVLHPNNTKLVDSLDKTINKPTTSSSSNSRDLRSPIHHHNHDELFTRWKASTRRTFKNISRRIGRLSRKVVCSGKIVSVIDDDIDIDNHNNKNKERQVKRSSITVHPVIGAFHDSHLENSIHEAVLHCKRSKIEEKKNWTGFNLLETCQAEGFIHDILS
- the LOC107481160 gene encoding uncharacterized protein LOC107481160 isoform X2, which gives rise to MESSLTLATESFSYSWLSSSACKSTTTTPLDPNCHNFNFDISFLTNPSPNSSSCVVAYADELFSAGTIKPLFVLHPNNTKLVDSLDKTINKPTTSSSSNSRDLRSPIHHHNHDELFTRWKASTRRTFKNISRRIGRLSRKVVCSGKIVSVIDDDIDIDNHNNKNKERQVKRSSITVHPVIGAFHDSHLENSIHEAVLHCKRSVEN